In one window of Candidatus Binatia bacterium DNA:
- a CDS encoding VanZ family protein, with product MQPPPESTPSMVYHWLHWLRYWAVVGLWMACISALSTDPFSAQNTHRYIDPVLRWLFPDLSPRGFVLAHTVIRKTAHFVEFFILGLLVYWATRRGRAPRWRLSWSLQAVTFSGVWALLDELHQAFVITRTASLWDSAIDTLGAAAGQAAIYFRSRYGRKGRRNHGARLASPPPCD from the coding sequence ATGCAGCCGCCGCCAGAGTCCACGCCGAGCATGGTTTACCACTGGCTCCACTGGTTACGATACTGGGCGGTCGTGGGCCTATGGATGGCCTGCATCTCAGCGCTTTCTACTGACCCCTTCTCGGCACAGAACACCCATCGATACATCGATCCGGTGTTGCGCTGGCTGTTTCCTGACCTTAGCCCGCGTGGATTTGTGTTGGCTCACACAGTGATCCGAAAGACAGCCCATTTCGTTGAGTTTTTCATCTTGGGCTTATTGGTGTACTGGGCCACCCGGCGCGGCCGCGCGCCGCGTTGGCGCTTAAGCTGGAGCTTGCAGGCGGTCACCTTCTCCGGAGTGTGGGCGTTGCTCGATGAGTTGCACCAAGCCTTCGTGATCACGCGCACGGCCTCTCTTTGGGACAGCGCCATCGACACCCTCGGCGCTGCGGCGGGCCAAGCCGCCATTTATTTCCGGAGTCGGTACGGACGGAAGGGGCGCCGCAATCACGGTGCTCGCTTGGCTTCCCCTCCCCCATGTGATTAA
- a CDS encoding ribonuclease HII, with protein MGAERRRRRMRELLQVERSLWAQGVQLVGGCDEVGVGPLAGPVVAAVVVIPPEIELEGVNDSKLLTPLQRERLADSLERLALAVGIGIVEAEEVDRMNVLRASLEAMRRAVRATRVKPEHLLVDARTVPDIDIPQTAIVDGDAISYAVAAASIVAKVKRDAIMRQWHETYPQYGFARNMGYGTPEHLRALAQYGPCPLHRRSFAPVRQLGLFQSK; from the coding sequence GTGGGCGCGGAGCGACGAAGGCGGCGGATGCGCGAGCTCTTGCAAGTTGAGCGCTCCCTGTGGGCGCAAGGGGTGCAGCTTGTGGGCGGGTGCGACGAGGTGGGCGTGGGCCCGCTTGCCGGTCCGGTCGTGGCTGCCGTCGTGGTGATCCCCCCTGAGATCGAACTCGAAGGAGTGAACGACTCAAAGCTCTTGACCCCCCTGCAACGCGAGCGCTTGGCGGATTCGCTCGAACGGCTCGCCCTGGCGGTGGGCATTGGTATCGTGGAAGCGGAGGAAGTCGATCGCATGAACGTGTTGCGGGCGAGCTTGGAGGCCATGCGCCGAGCCGTGCGAGCGACAAGGGTAAAGCCAGAACACTTGCTGGTCGACGCCCGCACGGTGCCCGACATCGACATTCCCCAAACTGCAATTGTTGACGGCGACGCCATTAGCTATGCCGTGGCAGCCGCGAGCATCGTGGCTAAGGTGAAGCGCGACGCGATTATGCGGCAGTGGCACGAAACCTACCCCCAGTACGGCTTCGCACGCAACATGGGCTACGGCACCCCGGAACATTTGCGTGCTCTCGCACAGTACGGCCCCTGCCCGCTCCACCGGCGCTCCTTCGCTCCCGTACGGCAGCTTGGTTTGTTCCAAAGCAAGTGA
- a CDS encoding Coenzyme F420 hydrogenase/dehydrogenase, beta subunit C-terminal domain codes for MHATFKQMMNEVVAYGSCCECGSCVLVCPHNVIDYVDGKPKQVAKATLPFDYCGISEGIGCDCCAQVCPRLGEREHHLVSKAFPDDGEVHRDVFGPYRHIVAARSTLPEVLERCEDGGVVTTLLVWGLRSGRFDGAVVSATDATKPCAPYPKAITTPEEAVAAASSWYTYCPNNLALADAEKLGLQRVAFVGVPCQITPVRKMQLVDPSFLDNGRKKDKIIEKQRHFLKGFGERVALNIGLLCSEVFDFRELMLETIEGKLGIPLSEVRQFNVKGKIQIFKKNGELVEYPLRAAQESARPECHHCADFSAELADISCGGVGATGWTITIVRTPLGEEVFSTLEREGLVTTRSMNEFENSMKVLRRLAKKQRQRVPVPPGRSESWIRPPEFAAPKPQS; via the coding sequence ATGCACGCCACATTTAAGCAAATGATGAACGAAGTCGTCGCTTATGGGAGCTGCTGCGAGTGCGGCAGTTGCGTGCTGGTCTGCCCCCATAATGTCATCGACTACGTGGACGGGAAACCGAAGCAAGTGGCCAAAGCCACGCTGCCATTCGACTACTGCGGAATCAGCGAGGGCATCGGGTGCGACTGCTGCGCCCAAGTCTGCCCGCGCTTGGGCGAGCGCGAACACCATCTCGTTTCCAAGGCCTTCCCTGATGACGGCGAGGTCCACCGCGACGTGTTCGGGCCGTACCGCCACATCGTAGCCGCGCGGAGCACGCTGCCGGAGGTGCTCGAGCGCTGCGAGGACGGTGGCGTGGTCACGACCTTGTTGGTGTGGGGCTTACGGAGCGGCCGCTTCGATGGCGCCGTTGTATCGGCAACCGATGCGACCAAGCCCTGCGCCCCGTATCCCAAGGCAATCACCACGCCCGAAGAAGCGGTAGCAGCGGCAAGCTCCTGGTACACGTACTGTCCGAACAACCTCGCCTTAGCCGATGCCGAGAAGCTCGGGCTGCAACGGGTGGCGTTTGTCGGTGTGCCTTGTCAAATCACTCCGGTGCGCAAAATGCAGCTTGTCGACCCAAGCTTCCTCGACAATGGGCGCAAAAAGGACAAGATCATCGAAAAGCAGCGACACTTCCTCAAAGGATTCGGTGAGCGGGTGGCGTTGAACATTGGGCTCCTGTGCAGCGAAGTGTTCGATTTTCGCGAGCTCATGCTGGAGACCATCGAAGGCAAGTTGGGGATTCCCCTATCGGAGGTTCGCCAATTCAATGTGAAGGGCAAGATCCAGATCTTCAAAAAGAACGGCGAACTCGTCGAATATCCGCTGCGTGCCGCGCAAGAATCCGCCCGCCCCGAGTGCCACCACTGTGCCGACTTCTCTGCAGAACTTGCTGACATTTCGTGTGGCGGTGTGGGGGCCACGGGGTGGACGATCACGATTGTGCGCACCCCGTTGGGCGAAGAGGTGTTCTCTACCCTCGAGCGCGAAGGCTTGGTTACGACTCGCTCCATGAACGAATTCGAGAACTCCATGAAGGTGCTGCGCCGCTTGGCCAAGAAGCAGCGGCAGCGCGTCCCAGTGCCGCCCGGTCGCAGCGAGAGCTGGATTCGCCCCCCGGAGTTTGCGGCGCCCAAGCCGCAATCCTAA
- a CDS encoding response regulator, with amino-acid sequence MADTARPPKFPPHYLEQLIESSPDIVIAVDRSGTIVFYNDGAEKVLGYTAAEILGEKVTKVYPSMAEARRVMAAMRSDEYGGPGKLKNFETTFVDRWGEQIPVAISGAILCDEAGFEIGSIGFAKDLRDIRRKDRLATLGEVAVAVCHEINNPLEAIVNQVELLGQFVREAASDERAVVEEERIEAVRREIAKIQNAVNRLVELAQGEAYQTREYHGGVQMTDLEWTTKARKSIASPLKGLRVLVVDDDVGVCHSLRDLLRQEGCEVIEAHDGLDALRVLDVTPVDIVISDVVMPDLDGYDLYMEVRRRGSTPVILMTGYYYDRDHVIKRSRLQGLQGVLFKKPVDPERLKRLILELTRPRQENERAAPAA; translated from the coding sequence ATGGCCGACACAGCGCGCCCCCCGAAGTTCCCTCCTCACTACCTCGAGCAGTTGATCGAAAGCTCGCCCGACATCGTGATTGCCGTGGATCGCAGCGGCACCATCGTTTTTTACAACGATGGTGCCGAAAAGGTGCTCGGCTATACCGCGGCGGAAATTCTCGGTGAGAAGGTCACCAAGGTCTACCCGTCGATGGCCGAAGCACGGCGGGTCATGGCCGCCATGCGGAGCGACGAATACGGCGGCCCTGGCAAGCTGAAGAACTTCGAAACCACCTTTGTCGATCGCTGGGGAGAACAAATCCCAGTGGCGATCTCCGGGGCGATCCTGTGCGACGAAGCCGGGTTCGAGATCGGCTCCATTGGCTTTGCCAAAGACCTGCGGGACATCCGCCGGAAGGACCGCCTTGCCACCCTCGGTGAAGTCGCCGTGGCCGTGTGCCATGAGATCAACAACCCACTCGAAGCGATCGTGAATCAAGTCGAGTTGCTCGGGCAGTTTGTGCGGGAAGCAGCCTCGGACGAACGTGCCGTGGTCGAAGAAGAACGCATCGAGGCCGTGCGGCGGGAGATTGCCAAGATCCAAAACGCCGTCAATCGCTTGGTGGAGCTCGCCCAGGGGGAGGCTTACCAAACGCGCGAGTATCATGGCGGCGTGCAAATGACCGACCTCGAGTGGACAACAAAAGCGCGCAAGTCGATCGCCTCACCCCTCAAGGGTCTGCGCGTGCTGGTAGTGGATGACGATGTCGGCGTGTGCCATTCGCTGCGCGATTTACTGCGGCAAGAAGGCTGCGAAGTGATCGAGGCACATGACGGGCTCGACGCGTTGCGCGTGCTCGACGTGACCCCGGTGGACATCGTCATTAGCGACGTCGTCATGCCAGACTTGGATGGATACGACCTCTACATGGAGGTCCGTCGCCGCGGCTCTACCCCGGTGATTTTGATGACCGGTTACTACTACGATCGCGATCACGTGATCAAACGCAGCCGCCTCCAGGGATTACAGGGCGTGTTGTTCAAGAAGCCGGTCGATCCAGAGCGGTTGAAGCGCCTGATCTTGGAGTTGACACGGCCCCGGCAGGAGAACGAGCGCGCGGCGCCCGCGGCGTAG
- a CDS encoding HAD family phosphatase has protein sequence MEFRAVIFDIGGVVVGSPLQAIAAFERSHGIPPGWINFHIAGSGEHGAWARLERGEVSLQEFIPLFEQECRAAGQTLDATALMLAVQAATVPRPEMIRAIEVIRANGLRTGAITNNWRDEAETQRPLVALFDAFIESARLGLRKPDPRIFTYACEQLQVAPPQAVFLDDIGRNLKTARALGMATIKVEEPTAALSELERLLGFALR, from the coding sequence ATGGAATTTCGCGCAGTGATTTTTGACATCGGTGGAGTGGTCGTGGGCTCACCACTACAGGCTATTGCCGCATTCGAACGGAGCCACGGCATTCCGCCGGGCTGGATCAACTTCCACATTGCCGGCAGCGGGGAACACGGGGCTTGGGCACGCTTGGAGCGCGGTGAGGTGAGTTTGCAAGAATTTATTCCCCTCTTCGAGCAAGAGTGCCGTGCGGCGGGGCAAACTCTGGACGCGACGGCATTGATGCTCGCAGTGCAAGCCGCCACCGTGCCACGCCCGGAAATGATTCGCGCCATCGAGGTGATTCGTGCGAACGGTTTGCGCACCGGAGCAATCACCAACAACTGGCGGGACGAAGCGGAAACTCAACGGCCGCTGGTCGCGCTGTTCGATGCTTTTATCGAGTCAGCACGGTTGGGCTTGCGCAAGCCAGACCCACGCATTTTCACCTACGCCTGCGAGCAACTCCAGGTGGCCCCGCCCCAGGCGGTGTTTTTGGACGACATCGGCCGTAACCTGAAAACCGCTCGGGCACTGGGGATGGCCACGATCAAAGTCGAAGAACCCACCGCCGCATTGAGCGAGCTCGAGCGCTTGTTAGGCTTCGCCTTGCGATAA